The Schistocerca americana isolate TAMUIC-IGC-003095 chromosome 5, iqSchAmer2.1, whole genome shotgun sequence genome includes a window with the following:
- the LOC124615742 gene encoding pro-resilin-like has protein sequence MKVYVLLSTFVLSVVAEAPIDRSYLPPSSEYGPPSTSSLSSQYGAPAGNSLSTQYGAPALTGAAFGLSGASSQGPAARVSSSFGRASSRRFGAGRGIGGGLSIRYGAPSAAGRATGFGGLGLSTQYGAPSYSGEALSTQYGAPSGNAGALSPVYGVPGYGYGRAGAQEDPLAEPANYEFSYSVQDGETLSDFGQEESRQGESAQGQYRVLLPDGRKQVVTYQADEDGYRPTIEYEDTGLTAYSAGGYGYGRGRDGAGTRAGNGGYHY, from the exons ATGAAG GTTTATGTCCTCCTGAGTACGTTTGTATTGTCGGTCGTCGCTGAAGCGCCGATCGACCGCTCGTACCTGCCTCCCAGCTCTGAGTACGGacctccctccacctcctccctcaGCTCTCAGTACGGCGCCCCAGCAGGCAATAGCCTCAGCACTCAGTACGGAGCTCCTGCGCTGACAGGCGCTGCTTTTGGCCTCTCAGGCGCTTCCAGCCAGGGTCCAGCGGCTCGTGTCTCCTCCAGCTTTGGAAGGGCCTCCTCCAGGAGGTTTGGAGCTGGTAGGGGAATCGGCGGTGGACTCTCCATTCGATATGGCGCCCCTTCAGCAGCTGGTCGCGCCACTGGCTTTGGAGGACTCGGTCTGTCCACACAGTACGGCGCCCCGTCCTACTCTGGTGAAGCGCTCTCCACTCAGTACGGTGCGCCCTCTGGTAACGCTGGTGCCCTTTCTCCTGTGTATGGAGTGCCCGGATATGGCTATGGTCGCGCTGGAGCCCAGGAGGATCCACTTGCC GAGCCGGCCAACTACGAGTTCAGCTACTCGGTGCAGGACGGCGAGACGCTGAGTGACTTTGGACAAGAGGAGTCCAGGCAGGGGGAGAGCGCCCAGGGCCAGTACCGCGTGCTGCTGCCTGACGGCCGGAAGCAGGTCGTCACCTACCAGGCTGACGAGGACGGCTACAGGCCCACCATAGAGTACGAGGACACTGGACTCACCGCCTACTCCGCTGGCGGATACGGCTATGGCAGGGGGCGCGATGGAGCTGGAACTAGAGCTGGAAATGGGGGATACCACTACTGA